GTCATCATTAACTGAACATCCATCTAAAAATGTTGCATTCATATTTTCATTGGCCTCTATAGtaattcttttaattttcttttcacaGGTATGATCCCACACAAAACTAAGCGCGGTCAAGCTGCTTTGGCTCGTCTCCGCGTCTTCGATGGTATTCCATCGCCCTACGATAAGCGTCGTCGTGTCTGCGTACCCATTGCCATGCGTGTGTTGACTTTGCGCTCTGACCGTAAATACTGTCAATTGGGCCGCTTGTCCAGTGAAGTCGGCTGGCACCACCAAGATGTTGTCAAGAGCTTGGAACGCAAACGCAAGGCCAAATTGCAGGTCACCTTGAAACACAACAGACTCATGAAGAAGTTGACCGTCAAGGCTCGCGAAAACATTGCCAAGCAAGCCGAACCCTTCAACAAAATCATCAAGTCCTACGGTTACGAATGTTAATTTTCGTATAGACTACTTTATAATAGCATAGGTGtgagttttttttatgaaaaaaacgtGAAAAAATGGGACGGCctgataaaaatgtttttaataaaagaattaagttaaaaaacaaaatcatctTATGAAGTttaaattaaagaagtggtcatgaacaaacagcaaaaaaaaaaacaaaaattggtatACCAATTAATTCGTATTATCACGTAAAGAAAATTGTCCAAAATTGCACGTGGTACATGGTGCATTTATGGTAAAATATTTCTTTGGTTTTGTTTAGGAAATCCTATGATGACATTTTATTGGCGTAATAATACCAAGTAATTTGAGGGGACATTTAAAATCAACCCACAGAACACACTCGTATGTTGCTAAATCCTTATTAAGCGCCTTCTGCACTAAATGTAAGGAATCTTGCCACTATGGCTAGAGTAAATTTTTCGTCACCTTGATTTAAGGCCTATTATTGAAATCTTTTCCAATTTCCGCACCTAGTTTCGAGAGGTCGTGTATCGGAGTTTTGGTTGTTGTcgatgtagccacattttcatgtagaggtggcaattctcgtcaagctcctttagGTGAGCATGCTCGTTCCAGTCCAAAAgaccgatcaccgcgggaacagggtggtcgttggttatttaaaggcgccaataacccgacttcacatattgagcatcataagcactcagtatttgtgcaagaggcggtgccgcccggcctttcactgaaacttcgctcgataccgctgattgtccgggaCTGCCATTGCaggtactccgtatggagcattccactatccgcaacctgtgtacgcacccggtagctcgcaactaggcttcttgtgacagcaatacacatcacacagatcggacctcagcctgtgtggtgctcacagctatcccgtgccggagttttggtcttcacCTTTTCCGTATGCTACAGTGTTTCCTTTCAAGAGATCTTCGGTGTAGCTTCTTCTTCACTCTGACAAACTGATCTAGCTAATGCAAtcgtattttgatacgtttaggTATGCTAACGTTGCCATGCATTCTTTGGCTGGTTCAATTATTTTACGAAGGTTTTTATGTCGGAAACTCCAAAGCACTGCCTCGCCTGCTTGCACAAGCATGCCTCGGAACCACAACTCAGctagttgtttttgtagcagtgtgctgCACCCTGAGACGGCGACCCttaccgatgaaggaatccatcgggttaatccggtacgtacatcTGGCTACCATGGGATTGGTCTCGGCTAGTATCACtgtcttgtatagtgca
This Stomoxys calcitrans chromosome 2, idStoCalc2.1, whole genome shotgun sequence DNA region includes the following protein-coding sequences:
- the LOC106088102 gene encoding large ribosomal subunit protein uL13, which gives rise to MTGLTNRAVVIDGRGHLVGRLASVVAKYLLQGGKVAIVRCEELNLSGHFYRNKIKYLAYLRKRCNVNPARGPFHFRAPSRIFYKAVRGMIPHKTKRGQAALARLRVFDGIPSPYDKRRRVCVPIAMRVLTLRSDRKYCQLGRLSSEVGWHHQDVVKSLERKRKAKLQVTLKHNRLMKKLTVKARENIAKQAEPFNKIIKSYGYEC